A genomic stretch from Thermomonospora umbrina includes:
- a CDS encoding M20/M25/M40 family metallo-hydrolase, with protein sequence MPEVRRRELLAGAAAFAGFAAAGFGPGTAAAATRRRPGASGAPALTMGDRAVVAKVDARRALRHLRVLSDDIGWRIAGTRGEHRAARYAAGVLRALGYDVALQPFPVADKYLAEMRARGVHWQCSASPQGALGAARGEVVDLGATTDVTEDVTGGLVLFTRVTGGETAQAKAAAAKGAAAVLIANVPPVAFPERKAAAFTPTLTENVSVPVLGVAQYHGERIRGGVRELSLEVTLHSGLTSYNVLAERRATLPNPEGREVIVSAHYDSVPGSPGANDDGSGTVLCLELARVLRRLPTQQTLRFALWGSEEYGLIGARHYVKELTDEHARRISGCFQNDMVATSHPPAGTYWLLSVDGADNTTTAAVAAAADRLGYRGQTKGPTARGSSDHEAFHERGIAAGNFSWRGGEAPSQLEPIYHTPEDTIAANISLQRLQVSLELIGCAAYDVARG encoded by the coding sequence ATGCCCGAGGTCAGACGCCGTGAACTGCTGGCCGGCGCCGCAGCCTTCGCCGGGTTCGCCGCCGCCGGATTCGGTCCCGGGACGGCGGCGGCCGCCACGCGGCGGCGTCCGGGCGCGAGCGGAGCGCCCGCGTTGACCATGGGCGACCGCGCCGTGGTCGCCAAGGTCGACGCCCGCCGGGCGCTGCGGCATCTGCGGGTGCTCAGCGACGACATCGGCTGGCGGATCGCCGGGACGCGGGGCGAGCACCGCGCCGCCCGCTACGCCGCCGGGGTGCTGCGCGCCCTCGGGTACGACGTGGCGCTGCAGCCGTTCCCCGTGGCGGACAAGTACCTCGCCGAGATGCGGGCGCGTGGCGTCCACTGGCAGTGCAGCGCCTCCCCGCAGGGCGCACTCGGCGCGGCCAGGGGCGAGGTGGTCGACCTCGGCGCGACCACGGACGTCACCGAGGACGTCACGGGCGGGCTCGTGCTCTTCACCCGCGTCACCGGTGGCGAGACCGCCCAGGCCAAGGCGGCGGCGGCCAAGGGCGCCGCCGCCGTGCTCATCGCGAACGTGCCGCCGGTCGCCTTCCCGGAGCGCAAGGCCGCCGCCTTCACCCCGACGCTCACCGAGAACGTGAGCGTCCCCGTGCTCGGCGTGGCGCAGTACCACGGTGAGCGGATCCGGGGCGGGGTGCGCGAGCTGTCCCTGGAGGTGACCCTGCACAGCGGCCTGACCTCGTACAACGTGCTCGCCGAGCGGCGCGCCACGCTGCCCAACCCCGAGGGCAGGGAGGTCATCGTCAGCGCCCACTACGACAGCGTGCCCGGCTCGCCCGGCGCCAACGACGACGGCAGCGGCACGGTGCTGTGCCTGGAGCTGGCGCGGGTCCTCCGCAGGCTCCCGACCCAGCAGACGCTGCGGTTCGCCCTGTGGGGCTCGGAGGAGTACGGGCTGATCGGCGCGCGCCATTACGTCAAGGAGCTGACCGACGAGCACGCCCGGCGGATCAGCGGCTGCTTCCAGAACGACATGGTGGCCACCAGTCACCCGCCGGCCGGGACGTACTGGCTGTTGTCGGTGGACGGCGCCGACAACACCACCACGGCCGCCGTCGCGGCGGCCGCCGACCGGCTCGGGTACCGGGGGCAGACCAAGGGGCCGACGGCCCGCGGGTCCAGCGACCACGAGGCGTTCCACGAGCGGGGCATCGCCGCCGGGAACTTCAGTTGGCGCGGGGGAGAGGCCCCCAGTCAGTTGGAGCCGATCTACCACACCCCCGAGGACACCATCGCCGCCAACATCAGCCTCCAGCGGCTCCAGGTGTCGCTGGAACTGATCGGCTGCGCCGCCTACGACGTGGCGCGCGGCTGA
- a CDS encoding glycosyltransferase family 4 protein, translating to MTGSIDVRKKARGIARRAAGRTQRLLRRSALLLLRLAYALRGGGRREERLRVRILLQYAYGMGGTIRTALNLAGHLAQRYDVEVVGVVRTRERPFFEFPPGVKIIDVHDQTAEAGRLERLVSRIPSVLTPRRDVTAPGVNLWTDLKTARMLLSGRPDVLIGTKPVHNMLIAEVAPRSVVTIGQDHMNLTAYKPWLRAGIIRSYPRLSLLTVLTEASVDDFGALLDGGGPRIEQVPNAIPLLNGGRADTDRKVIITAGRLTRQKGYDMLIRAYADVASAHPDWSLRIFGSGRERAKLAKMIADRGLEGTVELRGPSDDLGSELAQASVCVLSSRYEGMPMVVLEAMSKGLPVVAFDCPTGPAELIDHGENGLLVPPKDVPGLAAALRKVIEDDELRRRLGERALRSATAYALPEIGARWEALIDELTRR from the coding sequence TTGACGGGGTCGATCGACGTGCGCAAGAAGGCTCGGGGGATCGCTCGCAGGGCGGCGGGACGGACACAGCGGCTCTTGCGCCGCTCCGCGCTGCTGCTTCTGCGGCTGGCCTACGCGCTGCGCGGCGGGGGCCGCCGCGAGGAGCGGCTGCGCGTCCGCATCCTGCTGCAGTACGCGTACGGGATGGGGGGCACCATCCGCACGGCGCTGAACCTGGCGGGCCATCTCGCCCAGCGCTACGACGTCGAGGTCGTCGGCGTGGTGCGGACGCGGGAGCGGCCGTTCTTCGAGTTCCCGCCCGGGGTGAAGATCATCGACGTGCACGACCAGACCGCCGAGGCGGGCCGGCTGGAACGGCTGGTGTCCCGGATCCCGAGCGTGCTGACCCCGAGGCGGGACGTGACGGCCCCCGGCGTGAACCTGTGGACGGACCTCAAGACGGCCCGGATGCTGCTGTCCGGGCGGCCCGACGTGCTGATCGGCACCAAGCCGGTGCACAACATGCTGATCGCCGAGGTGGCGCCGCGCTCGGTGGTCACCATCGGACAGGACCACATGAACCTGACCGCCTACAAGCCCTGGCTGCGCGCGGGCATCATCCGGTCCTATCCGCGCCTGTCCCTGTTGACCGTGCTCACCGAAGCCTCGGTCGACGACTTCGGGGCGCTGCTGGACGGCGGGGGACCGCGGATCGAGCAGGTGCCGAACGCGATCCCGCTGCTGAACGGGGGCCGGGCCGACACCGACCGGAAGGTGATCATCACCGCGGGCCGGCTGACCCGGCAGAAGGGCTACGACATGCTGATCCGCGCGTACGCGGACGTCGCGTCGGCCCATCCCGACTGGTCGCTGCGGATCTTCGGCTCGGGTCGCGAGCGCGCCAAGCTGGCCAAGATGATCGCCGACCGGGGGCTGGAGGGGACGGTGGAGCTGCGCGGCCCCAGCGACGACCTGGGCTCGGAGCTGGCCCAGGCGTCGGTGTGCGTGCTGTCGTCCCGCTACGAGGGCATGCCGATGGTGGTCCTCGAGGCGATGAGCAAGGGGCTGCCGGTGGTGGCGTTCGACTGCCCGACCGGGCCGGCCGAGCTGATCGACCACGGCGAGAACGGGCTGCTCGTGCCCCCCAAGGACGTGCCCGGGCTGGCCGCGGCGCTCCGCAAGGTCATCGAGGACGACGAGCTGCGGCGGCGGCTCGGGGAGCGCGCCCTCCGCTCCGCCACGGCCTACGCGCTGCCCGAGATCGGCGCCCGCTGGGAGGCGCTGATCGACGAGCTGACCCGGCGTTGA
- a CDS encoding SRPBCC family protein codes for MPRSYASVVINASAEEVWTFLRDFGNLADWRVGIATCAIEDGGPPDRVGCVRRLIGIGDLVFRERLTGLDDAARSCSYEILESPLPVRDCRATIRVAPVTDTGQAFVEWQAEFAADPADEHAMTATFDSAVLGSGLDRLRRRFG; via the coding sequence GTGCCGAGGTCGTACGCCAGCGTCGTGATCAACGCGAGCGCCGAGGAGGTGTGGACGTTCCTCCGCGACTTCGGCAACCTGGCCGACTGGCGGGTCGGCATCGCGACCTGCGCGATCGAGGACGGCGGCCCGCCGGACCGGGTGGGCTGCGTGCGCCGCCTGATCGGGATCGGCGACCTGGTGTTCCGGGAGCGGCTGACCGGCCTGGACGACGCCGCCCGCTCCTGCTCGTACGAGATCCTGGAGTCGCCGCTGCCGGTGCGCGACTGCCGCGCCACGATCCGGGTCGCGCCGGTGACCGACACCGGGCAGGCGTTCGTGGAGTGGCAGGCCGAGTTCGCCGCCGATCCCGCCGACGAGCACGCCATGACGGCCACCTTCGACAGCGCCGTGCTGGGGTCCGGGCTCGACCGGCTGCGGCGTCGTTTCGGCTGA
- a CDS encoding TetR/AcrR family transcriptional regulator translates to MSTDGRSLRDALLDAFAELLTLRGYRGVRMQDVADAVGVSRQTVYNEFGDKWGLARALVIRDNDQYLDGIDQVLSQHEDLYSAVAAAVRFTLEMSADDPVKKAVLTGTGAEELLPLLTTQAEPVLFTARTRIIEHATAQWPRLDREGPDALQEVVDAVVRLTMSHALLPSDPPERVARVIARLVTRYYGEPDHGGPDAAP, encoded by the coding sequence ATGAGCACGGACGGGCGCTCCCTGCGCGACGCGCTGCTGGACGCCTTCGCCGAGCTGCTCACGCTGCGCGGTTACCGGGGCGTTCGGATGCAGGACGTCGCCGACGCCGTCGGGGTCAGCAGACAGACCGTCTACAACGAGTTCGGCGACAAGTGGGGGCTCGCCCGGGCCCTGGTGATCCGCGACAACGACCAGTACCTCGACGGCATCGACCAGGTGCTCTCCCAGCACGAGGACCTGTACTCGGCGGTGGCCGCCGCGGTGCGGTTCACGCTGGAGATGTCGGCCGACGACCCGGTGAAGAAGGCGGTCCTGACGGGCACCGGGGCCGAGGAGCTGCTGCCGCTGCTGACCACGCAGGCCGAGCCGGTGCTGTTCACCGCCCGGACGCGGATCATCGAGCACGCGACGGCGCAGTGGCCCCGGCTCGACCGCGAGGGGCCCGACGCCCTCCAGGAGGTCGTCGACGCGGTGGTCCGGCTGACGATGAGCCACGCGCTGCTGCCCTCCGACCCCCCGGAGCGGGTGGCGCGGGTGATCGCCCGGCTGGTGACCCGCTACTACGGGGAGCCCGACCACGGGGGGCCCGACGCCGCCCCGTGA
- a CDS encoding globin domain-containing protein, whose translation MPSDATIIKESFALIEPDAEKATAYFHGRLFAEHPRLRALFPPAMDGQRDRLLEALVRIVWNLDRPEALGGYLHRLGRDHRRLGLRPEHYAAVGTALIATLRRFGGSGWTPRIEAAWTSAYSAAAAAMIDAAEADAAHAPPWWAAEVVAHDRRRHDLAVVTVRPDQPLTFTAGQYVTVQTARWPRVWRPYSVANAPRPDGTLTLHVRAVPAGWVSGTLVRYTAVGDTLTLGPAQGAMTLDPASDRALLLIAGGTGLAPLKALLEQAVAEDDERPVHLVWSVRTAHDLYDLPGLRAIEARRPGLRVTPVISDEPAGEGEEGERGGVSEVLERLGGWEGHDAYVCGPTPMVAEAVGALHDLGVPPERVRCDEADVDASGLGLTTPERAIAS comes from the coding sequence ATGCCATCCGACGCGACAATCATCAAAGAGAGTTTCGCGCTGATCGAACCCGATGCGGAAAAGGCGACGGCCTATTTCCACGGCCGGCTGTTCGCCGAACATCCGCGATTGCGGGCGCTGTTCCCGCCCGCGATGGACGGACAGCGCGACCGCCTGCTGGAGGCGCTGGTCAGGATCGTGTGGAACCTGGACCGTCCGGAGGCGCTCGGGGGGTACCTGCACCGGCTGGGCCGCGACCACCGTCGCCTGGGCCTGCGGCCCGAGCACTACGCGGCGGTGGGCACCGCGCTGATCGCGACGCTGCGCCGGTTCGGCGGGTCCGGCTGGACCCCGCGCATCGAGGCCGCCTGGACCTCGGCCTACTCGGCCGCCGCCGCGGCCATGATCGACGCCGCCGAGGCGGACGCGGCCCACGCCCCGCCCTGGTGGGCCGCCGAGGTCGTCGCCCATGACCGACGCCGCCACGACCTCGCGGTCGTGACCGTCCGGCCCGACCAGCCCCTGACGTTCACCGCCGGACAGTACGTGACGGTGCAGACGGCCCGGTGGCCGAGGGTGTGGCGTCCGTACTCGGTGGCCAACGCGCCCAGGCCGGACGGCACCCTCACCCTGCATGTGCGAGCGGTGCCCGCCGGTTGGGTGAGCGGCACCCTGGTCCGCTACACGGCGGTGGGCGACACGCTGACCCTGGGTCCGGCGCAGGGCGCCATGACCCTCGACCCGGCCTCCGACCGCGCCCTGCTGCTGATCGCCGGGGGCACGGGCCTGGCCCCGCTCAAGGCGCTGCTGGAGCAGGCCGTGGCGGAGGACGACGAACGCCCGGTCCATCTGGTGTGGAGCGTCCGCACCGCGCACGACCTGTACGACCTGCCCGGCCTGCGGGCGATCGAGGCCCGCCGTCCGGGCCTGCGGGTGACGCCGGTGATCTCGGACGAGCCCGCCGGCGAGGGCGAGGAGGGCGAGCGCGGCGGCGTGTCCGAGGTGCTCGAACGGCTCGGCGGCTGGGAGGGGCACGACGCCTATGTCTGCGGCCCGACCCCGATGGTGGCCGAGGCCGTGGGCGCCCTGCACGACCTGGGCGTCCCTCCCGAACGGGTGCGCTGCGACGAGGCCGACGTCGACGCCTCCGGCCTGGGGCTCACGACGCCGGAGCGGGCGATCGCCTCATAG
- a CDS encoding TIGR03557 family F420-dependent LLM class oxidoreductase, whose product MEFGYTMLCEQTPPKQLVPDLILAEAAGYDFSVTSDHYSPWIEEQGHSAYAWAVLGAAAHATERIPLMTFVTCPTMRYHPAVVAQKAATMGVLSDGRFTLGLGAGENLNEHVVGHGWPSVDVRHEMLAEALEIIGALSTGDHVNYHGVHFDVDSARLWDLPDRPVPIAVAAGGPRAATLAGEFGDAIVATEPDTAVLEEFVATGGEGKPRYGQIPVSYDADVDAARERAHRLWRWGTAGWKVMAELPGPAGFAAHAAHVRLEDVARTVPCGPDPEVYAEAVRPYAEAGFTHVALCQVGASRQRDFLSWSEAELLPALRRRFG is encoded by the coding sequence ATGGAGTTCGGATACACCATGCTGTGCGAGCAGACGCCGCCCAAGCAGTTGGTCCCCGACCTGATCCTCGCCGAGGCCGCCGGCTACGACTTCTCGGTGACCTCCGACCACTACTCCCCCTGGATCGAGGAGCAGGGGCACTCGGCCTACGCCTGGGCGGTGCTGGGCGCCGCCGCCCACGCCACCGAGCGGATCCCGCTGATGACGTTCGTGACCTGCCCCACCATGCGGTACCACCCGGCGGTGGTGGCGCAGAAGGCCGCCACGATGGGCGTGCTGTCCGACGGCCGGTTCACGCTGGGCCTGGGCGCCGGGGAGAACCTCAACGAACACGTGGTCGGCCACGGCTGGCCCTCGGTGGACGTCCGGCACGAGATGCTCGCGGAGGCCCTGGAGATCATCGGGGCCCTCTCCACCGGCGACCACGTCAACTACCACGGCGTCCACTTCGACGTGGACTCCGCCAGGCTCTGGGACCTGCCCGACCGTCCGGTGCCGATCGCGGTGGCGGCCGGGGGCCCGCGGGCGGCGACGCTGGCGGGCGAGTTCGGCGACGCGATCGTCGCGACCGAGCCCGACACCGCGGTCCTGGAGGAGTTCGTCGCGACCGGCGGCGAGGGCAAGCCGCGGTACGGCCAGATCCCGGTGTCGTACGACGCGGACGTGGACGCCGCCCGGGAGCGCGCCCACCGGCTGTGGCGCTGGGGCACCGCGGGCTGGAAGGTGATGGCGGAGCTGCCGGGCCCGGCGGGCTTCGCCGCCCACGCCGCGCACGTCAGGCTCGAGGACGTCGCCCGGACCGTCCCGTGCGGGCCGGACCCGGAGGTCTACGCGGAGGCGGTGCGCCCGTACGCCGAGGCCGGGTTCACCCACGTCGCGCTGTGCCAGGTCGGCGCGTCCCGGCAGCGGGACTTCCTGTCGTGGTCGGAGGCCGAACTGCTGCCGGCGCTGCGGCGCCGCTTCGGCTGA
- a CDS encoding STAS domain-containing protein produces the protein MTETAEILRVNVHTVGLWSVLGLSGELDVAGIATLNRRVDEACGARTPPRLVIDMTSVTFMDSCGLGGLVRSWKRVGGLQGRFVLVGLQPRVARVLDITGMRRAFEIYDSLDDFTGS, from the coding sequence ATGACGGAGACGGCCGAGATACTCCGTGTGAACGTGCACACGGTCGGCCTCTGGTCGGTGCTGGGACTGTCGGGCGAGCTCGACGTCGCCGGCATCGCGACCCTGAACCGACGGGTGGACGAGGCGTGCGGCGCGCGCACACCGCCCCGGCTGGTGATCGACATGACGTCGGTCACGTTCATGGACTCGTGCGGGCTCGGCGGCCTGGTGCGCTCATGGAAGCGGGTCGGCGGGCTCCAGGGGCGCTTCGTGCTGGTGGGGCTGCAGCCGCGGGTGGCCCGCGTGCTGGACATCACCGGGATGCGGCGGGCCTTCGAGATCTACGACAGCCTGGACGACTTCACCGGCTCCTGA
- a CDS encoding alpha/beta hydrolase — MAPQPQIERFRELLSLCAQLNGDAPTLEDLRRPPWPTERRALPEVRDLKVDGPGGPISVRLYRPEPPSRGPLPVLVYLHGGGWVVGGIEHVDEVCRELAVGAGCAVVSVGYRLAPEHPFPAAVEDAWAVLSDLTSDPERYGADPGAVAVAGESAGGNLAAVTALRARDEGVPLVHQLLVYPVTDAAMDTPSWSEYASGFGLDGAMMAAFLGMYRGDADADDPRLSPLRARDLAGAAPATVITAGCDILRDEGEAYARRLAEAGVPVELRRFDDAVHSFFLLPEIFDAGRDARAMAVRALRAAFDSTAVVENAPR, encoded by the coding sequence ATGGCACCGCAGCCCCAGATCGAGCGATTCCGTGAACTGCTGAGCCTGTGCGCGCAGCTCAACGGCGACGCTCCCACGCTGGAGGACCTGCGACGCCCGCCCTGGCCGACCGAGCGGCGGGCGCTGCCCGAGGTGCGCGACCTGAAGGTCGACGGGCCCGGCGGGCCGATCTCGGTCCGCCTCTACCGTCCGGAGCCGCCGTCCCGTGGCCCGCTGCCCGTGCTGGTGTACCTGCACGGCGGGGGATGGGTGGTCGGCGGGATCGAGCACGTCGACGAGGTCTGCCGCGAGCTCGCCGTCGGCGCGGGGTGCGCCGTGGTCAGCGTCGGCTACCGGCTGGCCCCCGAGCACCCGTTCCCGGCCGCCGTCGAGGACGCCTGGGCCGTCTTGTCCGACCTGACGTCCGACCCGGAGCGCTACGGCGCGGACCCGGGGGCCGTCGCGGTCGCGGGGGAGAGCGCCGGGGGCAACCTGGCGGCGGTCACCGCGCTGCGCGCCCGCGACGAGGGCGTCCCGCTGGTCCACCAACTGCTGGTCTATCCCGTCACCGACGCGGCGATGGACACCCCGAGCTGGTCGGAGTACGCGTCCGGCTTCGGGCTGGACGGCGCGATGATGGCGGCCTTCCTGGGCATGTACCGGGGAGACGCCGACGCCGACGATCCCCGGCTCTCGCCGCTGCGCGCCCGCGACCTGGCGGGGGCGGCCCCCGCCACGGTGATCACGGCGGGCTGCGACATCCTGCGCGACGAGGGCGAGGCGTACGCGCGGCGGCTGGCGGAGGCGGGCGTGCCGGTGGAGCTGCGCCGCTTCGACGACGCGGTGCACTCGTTCTTCCTGCTCCCCGAGATCTTCGACGCGGGGAGGGACGCCCGCGCCATGGCCGTGCGGGCGCTGCGCGCGGCGTTCGACTCGACGGCCGTGGTGGAGAACGCGCCGCGCTGA
- a CDS encoding MFS transporter: MTTTKARTSRETPYPSSSDGPQERQRWPARLWGILIVLSLVLFLDGLDVSMVGVALPSIGAELGLGTSSLQWIVSGYVLGYGGLLLLGGRTADLLGRRRVFLIALAVFAVASLVGGLVDSGPLLIATRFIKGVSAAFTAPTGLSIITTTFAEGKARNKALSIYTVFGASGYSSGLIFGGLMTGIGWRWTFLMPVPIAVAALVAAYLLIPRDKPAASGGYDILGAVTSTGAMLLLVYNLVSAPERGWLDPVTIGLFVVAAALLAAFVLVEQRIAHPLVRLGILRKTSLVRANVAIIALFGSYLSFQFIVTLYLQDVLGWEPLKMAMALLPLGLLVVVSAPFAGTVMDRFGTARFIIAGMAALVVGYVLFLPIDTSPVYLTAILPSVLLLGVGFALGFPSINVQATAGIDDHEQGLAAGLVQTSGQVGAALVLAVTTALIATEAPAEGGAPVPEAMLDAFRPGLVFITFVALAGLTITLVPLLRRRSAGAHRAEAVPVAAAADEV, translated from the coding sequence GTGACTACGACCAAGGCCCGGACCTCCCGGGAGACCCCCTACCCGTCCTCGTCCGATGGACCCCAGGAGCGGCAGCGCTGGCCCGCGCGGCTCTGGGGAATCCTCATCGTCCTGTCCCTGGTGCTGTTCCTGGACGGACTCGACGTCTCGATGGTCGGCGTCGCGCTCCCGTCCATCGGCGCCGAACTCGGCCTGGGCACCTCCAGCCTCCAGTGGATCGTCAGCGGCTACGTGCTCGGCTACGGCGGCCTGCTGTTGCTCGGCGGACGCACCGCCGACCTGCTCGGCCGTCGCCGCGTGTTCCTCATCGCGTTGGCGGTGTTCGCGGTGGCCTCGCTGGTGGGCGGGCTGGTGGACTCCGGCCCGCTGCTGATCGCCACCCGCTTCATCAAGGGTGTCAGCGCCGCCTTCACCGCCCCCACCGGTTTGTCGATCATCACCACCACGTTCGCCGAGGGCAAGGCCCGCAACAAGGCGCTGTCCATCTACACCGTCTTCGGCGCCAGCGGCTACTCGTCCGGCCTGATCTTCGGCGGTCTGATGACCGGCATCGGCTGGCGCTGGACGTTCCTGATGCCGGTGCCCATCGCGGTCGCCGCGCTGGTCGCCGCCTACCTGCTGATCCCGCGGGACAAGCCGGCCGCGTCCGGCGGCTACGACATCCTCGGCGCCGTCACCTCCACCGGCGCGATGCTGCTGCTGGTCTACAACCTGGTGTCCGCGCCGGAACGGGGCTGGCTCGACCCGGTCACGATCGGACTGTTCGTCGTGGCCGCCGCGCTGCTCGCCGCCTTCGTCCTCGTGGAGCAGCGGATCGCGCACCCGCTGGTCCGGCTCGGCATTCTGCGCAAGACCTCGCTGGTGCGGGCCAACGTGGCGATCATCGCGTTGTTCGGCTCGTACCTGTCCTTCCAGTTCATCGTGACCCTCTACCTGCAGGACGTGCTGGGCTGGGAGCCGCTGAAGATGGCGATGGCGCTGCTGCCGCTCGGCCTGCTGGTCGTGGTGAGCGCCCCGTTCGCCGGAACCGTGATGGACCGGTTCGGGACCGCCCGGTTCATCATCGCCGGCATGGCGGCGCTGGTCGTCGGGTACGTGCTGTTCCTGCCCATCGACACCTCGCCGGTGTATCTCACCGCGATCCTGCCGAGCGTGCTGCTGCTGGGCGTCGGGTTCGCGCTGGGCTTCCCGTCCATCAACGTTCAGGCCACCGCGGGCATCGACGACCACGAGCAGGGGCTGGCCGCCGGTCTGGTGCAGACCTCCGGCCAGGTCGGCGCCGCGCTGGTGCTCGCCGTCACCACCGCGTTGATCGCCACCGAGGCGCCCGCCGAGGGCGGGGCTCCGGTGCCGGAGGCCATGCTCGACGCCTTCCGTCCGGGCCTGGTCTTCATCACCTTCGTGGCGCTGGCCGGGCTCACCATCACCCTCGTCCCGCTGCTGCGCCGCCGGAGCGCGGGGGCGCACCGGGCGGAGGCCGTGCCGGTCGCCGCCGCGGCCGACGAGGTCTGA
- a CDS encoding gamma-glutamyl-gamma-aminobutyrate hydrolase family protein has protein sequence MTKGTTGAAPQGDPPLIGVTTYLEAARWGVWVREAALLPASYVRSVERAGGVPVLLPPTASLSGVPGLVRRLDGLLLTGGPDVEPSLYGAEPHAETGEPQPQRDRFELALLRAALDAGLPFLAICRGLQVLNVARGGTLIQHLPEAVGHSGHGPGPGKVGAHRVRISPTSGVGKILGEAADVPTYHHQAVHRLGEGLTAVAWTEDQVVEAVEVQGHRFGLGVQWHPEDGDDPRLFEALVAESAGR, from the coding sequence ATGACGAAGGGCACGACCGGGGCGGCACCTCAGGGAGATCCGCCCCTCATCGGCGTGACGACGTACCTGGAGGCCGCCCGTTGGGGAGTGTGGGTGCGCGAGGCGGCGCTGCTGCCGGCCTCCTATGTCCGGTCGGTCGAGCGCGCGGGCGGCGTCCCGGTGCTGCTCCCGCCGACGGCGTCCCTCAGCGGCGTGCCGGGCCTCGTGCGGCGGCTGGACGGACTCCTCCTGACCGGCGGCCCCGACGTGGAGCCCTCGCTCTACGGGGCCGAGCCGCACGCCGAGACCGGGGAGCCGCAGCCCCAGCGGGACCGCTTCGAACTGGCGCTGCTGCGCGCCGCGCTCGACGCGGGCCTGCCGTTCCTGGCGATCTGTCGGGGGCTCCAGGTGCTGAACGTGGCCCGTGGGGGCACCCTGATCCAGCACCTGCCCGAGGCGGTCGGCCACAGCGGACACGGTCCCGGGCCCGGGAAGGTCGGCGCGCACCGCGTGCGGATCAGTCCCACGAGCGGCGTCGGCAAGATCCTCGGGGAGGCGGCCGACGTGCCGACCTACCACCACCAGGCGGTCCACCGGCTCGGCGAGGGACTGACCGCGGTCGCGTGGACGGAGGATCAGGTGGTCGAGGCGGTCGAGGTGCAGGGCCACCGGTTTGGTCTCGGCGTGCAGTGGCATCCCGAGGACGGCGACGATCCGCGGTTGTTCGAGGCGCTCGTCGCCGAATCCGCCGGACGTTAG
- a CDS encoding MarR family winged helix-turn-helix transcriptional regulator → MTEASGGGLAERWREVLACYSRVSCALDRELQEAHGIGMSEFEALDRMAESPHPKVKMHQLGADMYLSQSALSRTVARLERAGLLERGSCPEDRRAVFVSLTEAGRALHARARVTQRAVLAERFDSDADPAPCEPSDTTDGTPVDASSLTTA, encoded by the coding sequence ATGACGGAAGCGTCCGGAGGCGGGTTGGCCGAGCGCTGGCGCGAGGTGCTCGCCTGCTACAGCAGGGTGTCGTGCGCGCTGGACCGGGAACTCCAGGAAGCCCACGGGATCGGCATGAGCGAGTTCGAGGCCCTCGACCGGATGGCCGAGTCCCCGCACCCCAAGGTCAAGATGCACCAGTTGGGCGCGGACATGTACCTGAGCCAGAGCGCCCTGTCCCGCACCGTGGCCCGTCTCGAGCGCGCCGGCCTGCTGGAGCGCGGCTCGTGCCCGGAGGACCGCCGCGCCGTCTTCGTCTCGCTCACCGAGGCGGGCCGGGCCCTGCACGCCCGGGCCCGCGTCACCCAGCGCGCCGTGCTGGCCGAGCGCTTCGACTCCGACGCCGACCCGGCCCCCTGCGAGCCCTCCGACACGACCGACGGCACGCCGGTGGACGCCTCGTCCCTGACGACCGCCTGA